The following are encoded in a window of Amycolatopsis lexingtonensis genomic DNA:
- a CDS encoding DUF6338 family protein, protein MIPSTWLAVVLFLIVVAPGLFFDLLGARRRVEAAESAFREIGRVALGSLGFTLVTLLLLLGVRWVFPRLLFDPKSLILGGSAYLAEHYGQVVLTIVAATVVSHAFAFGLHKWLARRQGETYRKISVWGKAFRDGVPPGHAVFVRVRLSSGLVYTGQVENFTADLPMADRELLLRKPLAAKLDADSALSPLPDVYDRVVLRGSEIDVISVEYRRVPPSAGKKRLQRSSTQNGDTGPTPLPSE, encoded by the coding sequence ATGATCCCCAGCACGTGGCTGGCTGTCGTCCTGTTCCTGATCGTCGTCGCGCCCGGGTTGTTCTTCGACCTGCTCGGCGCTCGCCGACGGGTCGAGGCCGCCGAATCGGCGTTCCGCGAGATCGGCCGGGTCGCGCTGGGCAGCTTGGGTTTCACCTTGGTGACGCTTCTGCTGCTACTGGGCGTGCGGTGGGTTTTCCCCCGGCTGCTCTTCGATCCGAAGTCGCTGATCCTCGGCGGCAGCGCCTACCTGGCGGAGCACTACGGCCAGGTGGTCCTGACGATCGTCGCGGCGACCGTGGTTTCGCACGCGTTCGCTTTCGGCCTGCACAAGTGGCTCGCCCGGCGGCAGGGCGAGACCTACCGGAAGATCAGCGTCTGGGGTAAGGCGTTCCGCGACGGCGTGCCGCCCGGGCATGCGGTGTTCGTCCGGGTCCGCTTGTCCAGCGGACTGGTGTACACCGGGCAGGTCGAGAACTTCACCGCGGACCTGCCGATGGCGGACCGCGAGCTGCTCCTGCGGAAACCGCTGGCGGCCAAGCTCGACGCGGACAGTGCCCTCAGCCCGCTGCCCGACGTGTATGACCGCGTAGTGCTCCGCGGCTCGGAAATCGACGTGATCAGCGTGGAGTACCGGCGAGTCCCGCCGAGCGCCGGGAAGAAGCGGCTTCAGCGATCCAGCACCCAGAACGGCGACACCGGACCCACTCCCTTGCCCAGCGAGTAG
- the thiD gene encoding bifunctional hydroxymethylpyrimidine kinase/phosphomethylpyrimidine kinase, which produces MTPHTALTIAGSDSGGGAGIQADLRTFFANGVHGLVALTAVTVQNSLGVQGFTEIPADVVCAQIKAVASDMGVDAAKTGMLATAEIIRSVAKTLDELGLDFPLVVDPVAASMTGHSLLREDALEAIRTELFPRATLITPNLDEVRLLTGVSVTDAATQRAAAEALLEFGSRWVLVKGGHMLGTSECVDLLSDGREFLELSGPRYITENTHGGGDTLASAITAELAKGASVPDAVAAGKKFIERCVAESYSLGKGVGPVSPFWVLDR; this is translated from the coding sequence GTGACACCGCACACCGCCCTCACCATCGCCGGTTCCGACTCCGGCGGTGGTGCGGGCATCCAGGCCGACTTGAGGACGTTCTTCGCGAACGGCGTCCACGGGCTCGTGGCGCTGACCGCGGTCACCGTGCAGAACTCGTTGGGCGTGCAGGGTTTCACGGAGATTCCGGCCGACGTCGTGTGCGCGCAGATCAAGGCGGTGGCGTCCGACATGGGCGTCGACGCGGCGAAGACGGGCATGCTCGCGACGGCCGAGATCATCCGCTCGGTGGCGAAGACCCTGGACGAGCTCGGCCTGGACTTCCCGCTGGTCGTCGACCCGGTGGCGGCGTCGATGACCGGGCATTCCCTGCTGCGTGAGGACGCGCTGGAGGCGATCCGCACGGAGCTGTTCCCCCGCGCGACGCTGATCACGCCGAACCTCGACGAAGTCCGGCTCCTGACCGGGGTTTCCGTCACGGACGCGGCCACCCAGCGCGCGGCGGCCGAAGCCCTGCTGGAGTTCGGCTCCCGCTGGGTCCTGGTCAAGGGCGGGCACATGCTGGGCACTTCCGAGTGTGTCGACCTGCTGTCGGACGGCCGCGAGTTCCTCGAACTGAGCGGTCCGCGGTACATCACGGAGAACACCCACGGCGGCGGCGACACCCTGGCGTCGGCGATCACGGCGGAACTGGCGAAGGGCGCGTCGGTGCCGGACGCCGTGGCGGCGGGGAAGAAGTTCATCGAACGGTGTGTCGCGGAGTCCTACTCGCTGGGCAAGGGAGTGGGTCCGGTGTCGCCGTTCTGGGTGCTGGATCGCTGA
- the thiC gene encoding phosphomethylpyrimidine synthase ThiC: MTTLENNAAVSVTTGPITGSRKVYHQTESGLRVPARRIDLSNGEHFDVYDTSGPYTDPEADIDVHSGLHRLRAGWADGREHNTQLGWAKQGVITREMEYIAARERVSPEFVRDEVARGRAVIPVNRKHPESEPMIIGKNFLVKINANMGNSAVWSSVEEEVDKMVWATRWGADTIMDLSTGKRIHETREWIVRNSPVPVGTVPIYQALEKVDGEPEKLSWEVYRDTIIEQCEQGVDYVTVHAGVLLRYIPLTARRVTGIVSRGGSIMAAWCLAHHQESFLYTHFEELCEILRQYDVTFSLGDGLRPGSIADANDRAQFAELETLGELTHIARSHDVQVMIEGPGHVPMHKIKENVELEEKLCGEAPFYTLGPLATDIAPAYDHITSAIGAAQIGWYGTAMLCYVTPKEHLGLPNRDDVKTGVITYKIAAHAADLAKGHKYAQEWDDELSKARFEFRWNDQFNLSLDPDTARSFHDETLPAEPAKTAHFCSMCGPKFCSMRITQDVRKYAEEHGLSTVEAIEAGMASKSAEFTESGGKVYLPVVQP, encoded by the coding sequence TTGACGACATTGGAAAACAATGCTGCCGTCTCCGTGACGACCGGGCCGATCACCGGCTCGCGCAAGGTGTACCACCAGACCGAATCCGGGCTCCGCGTGCCGGCTCGCCGGATCGATCTGTCCAACGGTGAGCACTTCGACGTCTACGACACTTCGGGCCCATACACCGATCCCGAAGCGGACATCGACGTCCACAGTGGACTGCATCGGCTGCGGGCCGGCTGGGCCGACGGGCGGGAGCACAACACCCAGCTCGGCTGGGCCAAACAGGGCGTCATCACGCGGGAAATGGAGTACATCGCCGCGCGCGAACGGGTTTCGCCCGAATTCGTGCGGGACGAGGTGGCCCGCGGCCGCGCGGTGATCCCGGTCAACCGCAAGCACCCCGAGTCCGAGCCGATGATCATCGGCAAGAACTTCCTCGTGAAGATCAACGCCAACATGGGCAACTCGGCCGTCTGGTCGTCGGTCGAGGAAGAGGTCGACAAGATGGTGTGGGCGACCCGCTGGGGCGCCGACACGATCATGGACCTCTCCACCGGCAAGCGGATCCACGAGACGCGCGAGTGGATCGTCCGCAACTCGCCGGTCCCGGTCGGCACCGTGCCGATCTACCAGGCGCTGGAAAAGGTCGACGGCGAACCGGAAAAGCTGTCGTGGGAGGTCTACCGCGACACCATCATCGAGCAGTGCGAGCAGGGCGTCGACTACGTCACCGTGCACGCCGGCGTGCTGCTGCGCTACATCCCGCTGACCGCGCGGCGCGTCACCGGCATCGTCAGCCGCGGCGGGTCGATCATGGCCGCGTGGTGCCTGGCGCACCACCAAGAGTCCTTTTTGTACACGCACTTCGAGGAGCTCTGCGAGATCCTCCGGCAGTACGACGTCACGTTCTCCCTTGGCGACGGCCTGCGCCCGGGCTCGATCGCCGACGCCAACGACCGCGCCCAGTTCGCCGAGCTGGAAACCCTGGGCGAGCTGACGCACATCGCGCGCTCGCACGACGTCCAGGTGATGATCGAAGGCCCCGGCCACGTGCCGATGCACAAGATCAAGGAGAACGTCGAGCTCGAAGAGAAGCTCTGCGGCGAGGCCCCGTTCTACACCCTCGGTCCACTCGCGACGGACATCGCCCCGGCGTACGACCACATCACGTCGGCCATCGGCGCGGCCCAGATCGGCTGGTACGGCACGGCGATGCTGTGCTACGTCACGCCGAAGGAGCACCTCGGCCTGCCGAACCGCGACGACGTCAAGACCGGCGTGATCACGTACAAGATCGCCGCGCACGCCGCGGACCTGGCCAAGGGCCACAAGTACGCGCAGGAGTGGGACGACGAGCTGTCGAAGGCGCGCTTCGAGTTCCGCTGGAACGACCAGTTCAACCTCTCGCTCGACCCGGACACCGCGCGCTCGTTCCACGACGAGACGCTGCCCGCCGAGCCGGCCAAGACCGCGCACTTCTGCTCGATGTGCGGGCCGAAGTTCTGCTCGATGCGGATCACGCAGGACGTCCGCAAGTACGCCGAGGAGCACGGTCTGTCCACTGTGGAGGCCATCGAGGCCGGCATGGCTTCGAAGTCGGCGGAGTTCACCGAGTCCGGCGGCAAGGTCTACCTGCCCGTGGTGCAACCGTGA
- a CDS encoding S1C family serine protease, producing MEDAMDAYSRAVSTVAKTVTPHVAGVQLARGSGSAVVFADDGHLLTNAHVVTDHRRGVATFADGSEVPFDVVGADPLSDLAVLRARGETPSAAQLGDADRLVVGQLVVAVGSPLGFSGTVTAGVVSALGRALPVRHGRAGRVIEDVIQTDAALNPGNSGGALADSAGRVVGVNTAVAGVGLGLAVPINATTRRIIDTLVVEGRVRRAYLGVVGVPAPLPDDVAERTGQSAGLRVREVVSGGPADRAGLKAGDLVLTVGRTRVSDAQGIQRQLFAEVIGTALPITVLRNGAMVDVYATPAELVG from the coding sequence ATGGAAGACGCGATGGACGCCTACTCGCGCGCGGTCAGCACCGTCGCCAAGACCGTCACCCCGCACGTCGCCGGGGTCCAGCTCGCGCGCGGCAGCGGCTCGGCCGTCGTCTTCGCCGACGACGGTCACCTGCTCACCAACGCCCACGTCGTCACCGACCACCGACGCGGCGTTGCGACCTTCGCCGACGGCAGCGAGGTGCCCTTCGACGTCGTCGGCGCCGACCCGCTGTCGGACCTCGCCGTGCTGCGGGCGCGCGGCGAAACGCCGTCGGCCGCTCAACTCGGCGACGCCGACCGGCTCGTCGTCGGGCAGCTCGTCGTGGCCGTCGGGAGCCCGCTCGGGTTCTCCGGCACCGTCACCGCGGGCGTCGTCAGCGCGCTGGGCCGGGCCCTGCCGGTGCGCCACGGCCGCGCCGGGCGCGTGATCGAGGACGTCATCCAGACCGACGCCGCCCTCAACCCCGGCAATTCCGGCGGCGCGCTCGCCGACTCCGCCGGCCGCGTCGTCGGCGTCAACACCGCCGTCGCCGGCGTCGGGCTCGGGCTCGCCGTGCCGATCAACGCGACCACCCGCCGGATCATCGACACGCTCGTCGTCGAGGGGCGGGTGCGGCGCGCCTACCTCGGCGTCGTCGGCGTGCCCGCGCCGCTGCCGGACGACGTCGCCGAGCGCACCGGGCAGAGCGCCGGGCTGCGGGTGCGCGAAGTCGTCTCCGGCGGCCCGGCCGACCGCGCGGGCCTCAAGGCGGGCGACCTCGTGCTGACCGTCGGCCGCACCCGCGTCTCCGACGCCCAGGGCATCCAGCGGCAGCTGTTCGCGGAAGTGATCGGCACCGCACTCCCGATCACCGTGCTGCGCAACGGAGCCATGGTCGACGTCTACGCCACACCCGCCGAACTGGTCGGGTGA
- a CDS encoding glycoside hydrolase family 15 protein: MRKLIFGALAGLLVTGLIPGIAAAQGEAPGAPGAHPSWLPANKTGFGTAHDRSSNVWFTLQGGQMSEVYYPDLSTPSVRSMNFVVTDGRGFATMDYTAKSQQVRRTDDDSLVYEQTVTDDQHRWRLRKTYVTDPAATTVLVDVDFQSLTGRPYQLYAVADPDLTNDGSDDSAARQGDALTAQDATNAAALTAMPAFTKTSVGYAGASDGNTQLTKTFKLNTYDTAAKGNVLLTGQTSADGVRNRHVTLALGMGAKAADALGSARASQRRGVRDITRAYDRGWAQYLRGVSKPPSSLKTDAERDLYKASMLTLAASEDKHHPGAFIASPSMPWRFGNNDPEWSPSGTYHLVWPRDLYQIATGLAAGGDKAAANRAVSYMFGTQQQADGHLPQNSRVDGVPYWTSIQLDETAFPIVLAQQLGRTDLWPGVKKAADFIIGYVGPNGQPSPYTQQERWEEQDGWSPSTIASVIAGLVCAADLASHTGAAADAARYLAAADKMKADLPKQTITTNGPLSKDPYFVRLTKDANANAGTTYNLGNSSVTMDQRAVTDAGFLDLVRLGVYRADDPVIRNSVRVTDKEIAFTTPTGQFWHRYTKDGYGEQADGSPWDYTFPAESRTTFGRLWPLLAGERGEYELALGDPASAARRLRDLGRVSSSAETMPEQVWDENPPSGQTGFPAGTPNTSATPLAWTHAQYVRLAWDVKAGTVLETPRVVRCHFLGC, from the coding sequence ATGCGCAAACTCATCTTCGGCGCCCTCGCCGGGCTGCTGGTCACCGGCCTGATCCCGGGGATCGCGGCGGCCCAGGGCGAGGCTCCTGGCGCCCCGGGTGCCCATCCCAGCTGGCTGCCCGCGAACAAGACCGGCTTCGGCACGGCACACGACCGCTCGAGCAACGTCTGGTTCACGCTCCAAGGCGGCCAGATGTCCGAGGTCTACTACCCGGACCTGTCGACGCCGAGCGTCCGGTCGATGAACTTCGTCGTCACGGACGGCCGCGGCTTCGCGACCATGGACTACACGGCGAAGTCCCAGCAGGTCCGGCGGACCGACGACGACAGTTTGGTCTACGAGCAGACCGTCACCGACGACCAGCACCGCTGGCGCCTGCGCAAGACCTACGTCACCGACCCGGCCGCCACGACCGTGCTGGTGGACGTCGACTTCCAGTCGCTCACCGGGCGGCCGTACCAGCTCTACGCGGTCGCCGACCCGGACCTGACCAACGACGGCTCCGACGACTCGGCCGCGCGGCAGGGTGACGCGCTCACCGCGCAGGACGCCACGAACGCGGCCGCGCTCACCGCGATGCCCGCCTTCACCAAGACCAGCGTCGGCTACGCGGGGGCGTCCGACGGGAACACGCAGCTCACCAAGACCTTCAAGCTGAACACCTACGACACCGCCGCGAAGGGCAACGTCCTGCTGACCGGGCAGACGAGCGCCGACGGCGTCCGGAACCGGCACGTCACCCTCGCGCTCGGCATGGGCGCGAAGGCCGCCGACGCGCTCGGCAGCGCGCGGGCGTCGCAGCGACGCGGCGTCCGCGACATCACCCGCGCGTACGACCGCGGCTGGGCGCAGTACCTGCGCGGGGTCAGCAAGCCGCCGTCGTCGCTGAAGACCGACGCCGAGCGTGACCTCTACAAAGCGTCGATGCTGACGCTCGCCGCGAGCGAGGACAAGCACCACCCGGGCGCCTTCATCGCGTCGCCGAGCATGCCGTGGCGGTTCGGCAACAACGACCCCGAGTGGTCGCCGTCCGGCACCTACCACCTGGTCTGGCCGCGGGACCTCTACCAGATCGCGACCGGCCTGGCCGCCGGTGGCGACAAGGCGGCGGCGAACCGCGCGGTGTCCTACATGTTCGGCACACAGCAGCAGGCCGACGGGCACCTCCCGCAGAACAGCCGGGTCGACGGCGTGCCGTACTGGACGTCGATCCAGCTCGACGAAACCGCGTTCCCGATCGTGCTGGCCCAGCAGCTCGGCCGCACCGACCTGTGGCCCGGCGTCAAGAAGGCCGCCGACTTCATCATCGGGTACGTGGGCCCGAACGGGCAGCCGTCGCCGTACACCCAGCAGGAGCGCTGGGAGGAGCAGGACGGCTGGTCCCCGTCGACCATCGCCTCGGTGATCGCCGGGCTGGTCTGCGCCGCGGACCTGGCTTCGCACACCGGCGCGGCCGCCGACGCCGCCCGGTACCTCGCCGCGGCCGACAAGATGAAGGCCGACCTGCCGAAGCAGACGATCACCACGAACGGGCCGCTGTCGAAGGACCCGTACTTCGTCCGCCTCACCAAGGACGCCAACGCGAACGCCGGGACGACGTACAACCTCGGGAACTCGAGCGTCACGATGGACCAGCGCGCGGTCACCGACGCGGGCTTCCTCGACCTCGTGCGGCTCGGCGTCTACCGGGCCGACGACCCGGTGATCCGCAACAGCGTGCGCGTCACCGACAAGGAGATCGCCTTCACGACGCCGACCGGGCAGTTCTGGCACCGGTACACGAAGGACGGCTACGGCGAGCAGGCCGACGGTTCGCCGTGGGACTACACGTTCCCGGCCGAAAGCCGCACGACGTTCGGCCGGCTGTGGCCGCTGCTGGCCGGCGAGCGCGGCGAGTACGAGCTGGCGCTCGGCGATCCGGCTTCGGCCGCGCGGCGGCTGCGTGACCTCGGCCGGGTGAGCAGCTCGGCGGAGACCATGCCGGAGCAGGTGTGGGACGAGAACCCGCCGTCGGGCCAGACCGGCTTCCCGGCCGGCACGCCGAACACGTCGGCGACCCCGCTGGCCTGGACGCACGCCCAGTACGTCCGGCTCGCCTGGGACGTCAAGGCGGGCACGGTCCTCGAAACGCCTCGCGTGGTCCGCTGCCACTTCCTCGGCTGCTGA
- a CDS encoding peptide deformylase, translating into MTIHPIVIAGEPVLHQPTREITEFDEKLRTLVDDMFETMYAAEGVGLAANQIGLDLRVFVYDCPDDEGVRHKGVVVNPKLETSEIPETMPDPDDDWEGCLSAPGESYPTGRAKWAKVTGSDVDGTPIEVEGTGYFARCLQHETDHLDGYIYLDRLVGRHARAAKKMLKHNKWGVPGNSWLPPKTPEDDGAVI; encoded by the coding sequence GTGACCATCCACCCCATCGTTATCGCCGGCGAACCCGTGCTGCACCAGCCGACTCGGGAGATCACCGAGTTCGACGAGAAGCTGCGCACGCTCGTCGACGACATGTTCGAGACGATGTACGCCGCCGAGGGCGTCGGCCTCGCGGCCAACCAGATCGGCCTCGACCTGCGGGTGTTCGTCTACGACTGCCCGGACGACGAGGGCGTGCGGCACAAGGGCGTCGTCGTCAACCCGAAGCTCGAGACGTCGGAGATCCCGGAGACCATGCCGGACCCGGACGACGACTGGGAGGGCTGCCTGTCGGCGCCCGGCGAGTCGTACCCGACGGGCCGCGCGAAGTGGGCGAAGGTGACCGGCTCCGACGTCGACGGCACCCCGATCGAGGTCGAGGGCACCGGCTACTTCGCGCGCTGCCTGCAGCACGAGACCGACCACCTGGACGGCTACATCTACCTGGACCGCCTGGTCGGCCGCCACGCGCGCGCGGCGAAGAAGATGCTGAAGCACAACAAGTGGGGCGTCCCGGGCAACTCGTGGCTCCCGCCCAAGACCCCCGAGGACGACGGCGCCGTCATCTGA
- a CDS encoding DUF3263 domain-containing protein, with translation MDAAESMAEPQPSPPKPVPGLTEREVEILAFERQWWRHAGAKENAIRERFSLSATRYYQLLNKLLEKPEAIEADPMLVKRLRKTRAARQRKRGARRLGIELK, from the coding sequence ATGGACGCCGCGGAGTCGATGGCTGAGCCGCAGCCGTCGCCGCCGAAGCCCGTGCCCGGCCTGACCGAACGCGAGGTCGAGATCCTCGCCTTCGAACGTCAGTGGTGGCGACACGCCGGGGCGAAGGAGAACGCCATCCGCGAACGGTTCTCGTTGTCGGCCACCCGCTACTACCAGCTGCTCAACAAGCTGCTGGAGAAGCCGGAGGCGATCGAGGCCGACCCGATGCTGGTGAAGCGGCTGCGCAAGACGCGCGCCGCCCGGCAGCGCAAGCGAGGCGCCCGGCGACTGGGGATCGAGCTGAAATGA
- a CDS encoding LytR C-terminal domain-containing protein, which produces MSVFSGMSRPMKAAGVVLIGVAIVAAVVGGITALSGDGSNEAGPSGTSSTPPGTSGGTSAPPATSSTATPPSTSTNPTSPTPPSPTSPAPGQPTQGQPGQPGDQQASNKWVTVRVFNNSTIKGLADRAAEDFRGSGWNVNEVSNYSQGVIPTTTAFYRPGTDEEAAAKQLAQEFGIKAEPRFPGIESASPGVIVIVTKEYQSGHKGS; this is translated from the coding sequence ATGAGTGTGTTTTCGGGCATGTCCCGGCCGATGAAGGCCGCGGGCGTCGTGCTGATCGGCGTCGCCATCGTCGCGGCGGTCGTCGGCGGGATCACGGCGCTGAGCGGTGACGGCTCCAACGAGGCCGGGCCGAGCGGTACGTCGTCGACCCCGCCGGGCACCTCCGGCGGCACGTCCGCGCCGCCGGCCACCTCGTCGACGGCCACCCCGCCGTCGACCTCGACGAACCCGACCTCGCCCACGCCGCCGTCGCCGACGAGCCCGGCGCCCGGCCAGCCGACGCAGGGGCAGCCGGGCCAGCCCGGTGACCAGCAGGCGTCCAACAAGTGGGTGACCGTCCGGGTCTTCAACAACTCGACGATCAAGGGCCTGGCGGACCGCGCGGCGGAGGACTTCCGCGGCAGCGGCTGGAACGTCAACGAGGTCAGCAACTACTCCCAGGGCGTCATCCCGACGACCACGGCGTTCTACCGGCCGGGCACCGACGAGGAAGCCGCGGCCAAGCAGCTCGCCCAGGAGTTCGGCATCAAGGCCGAGCCGCGCTTCCCGGGCATCGAGAGCGCGAGCCCCGGCGTGATAGTGATCGTGACGAAGGAATACCAGTCCGGCCACAAGGGCAGCTGA
- a CDS encoding AAA family ATPase — protein sequence MSHPQITLTVRHTPSALDTRRGVVRLHPEVLDALGLRAWDAVHLTGARISAALAAPADEAGMPGVLLTDDVTMSNLGVTEGSEVVVAPAEVAAARTVTVAGSRLASVSVSPHMLRLALIGKVLTVGDAVSLLPQDLAPTPGSDPAGLRGQLSRAIGATWTNELLTVTATEPAATVAVGPSTVVVWRDGARPAAEPAAPRTATALVRTSAVTAAEEWIDAEIVEDEVTVEEVVEPAVPLADLIGAEAAARKLGEWFDLAFHRPELLARLGAPAHLGVLLSGPEGVGKATLVRSVANEAGIHVVPLAAPNLAVLDPNVAVARLREAVRSADGPAVLLLTDVDALLPATTPPPVATVVLEELRTALRRGQFAVVATTARAESADPRLRAADLLDRELGLALPDAKTRRELLNVLLRDVPLDTGIDCGVLAEKTPGFVAADLIALRRDAALRAALRQRDTDEPRISQQDLLDALATVRPVSMSTSDNLATGGLTLDDVGNMVDVKQSLTEAVLWPLRYPDSFARLGVEPPRGVLLYGPPGGGKTFLVRALAGTGALNVFAVKGAELMDKWVGESERAVRELFRRAAEAAPSLIFLDEIDALAPRRGQSSDSGVADRVVAALLTELDGVEPMREVVVLGATNRPELVDPALLRPGRLERRVYVPPPDAEARAAILAASSKNTPLASDVDLAEVASTLDGYSAADCAALIREAALTAMRESLEAREVTAAHLDAARKTVRPSLDPAQLATLEAYAKTQAGE from the coding sequence GTGAGCCACCCCCAGATCACGCTGACCGTCCGGCACACCCCCTCCGCGCTGGACACCCGCCGCGGCGTCGTGCGGCTGCACCCCGAAGTCCTCGACGCGCTGGGCCTGCGGGCCTGGGATGCCGTGCACCTGACCGGGGCCCGGATCAGCGCCGCGCTCGCCGCGCCGGCCGACGAGGCCGGGATGCCCGGCGTGCTGCTCACCGACGACGTCACCATGTCGAACCTCGGGGTCACCGAGGGCTCGGAGGTCGTGGTCGCGCCCGCCGAGGTCGCCGCGGCGCGGACCGTGACCGTCGCGGGGTCGCGGCTGGCCAGCGTCTCGGTCAGCCCGCACATGCTGCGGCTCGCCCTGATCGGCAAGGTGCTGACCGTCGGCGACGCCGTTTCGCTGCTGCCGCAGGACCTCGCGCCGACGCCGGGGTCCGACCCGGCCGGGCTGCGCGGCCAGCTGTCCCGCGCGATCGGGGCGACCTGGACCAACGAGCTGCTCACCGTCACCGCGACCGAGCCGGCCGCCACCGTCGCGGTCGGACCGTCCACAGTGGTCGTCTGGCGCGACGGCGCGCGGCCGGCCGCCGAGCCCGCCGCGCCCCGGACGGCGACCGCGCTGGTGCGCACCTCCGCCGTCACCGCGGCCGAGGAGTGGATCGACGCGGAGATCGTGGAAGACGAAGTCACCGTCGAGGAGGTCGTCGAGCCGGCCGTCCCGCTGGCCGACCTGATCGGCGCCGAAGCCGCCGCGCGCAAGCTCGGCGAGTGGTTCGACCTGGCGTTCCACCGGCCCGAGCTGCTCGCGCGACTCGGCGCGCCCGCCCACCTCGGCGTCCTGCTGTCCGGACCGGAAGGCGTCGGCAAGGCGACGCTCGTGCGGTCGGTCGCGAACGAAGCCGGCATCCACGTCGTGCCGCTGGCCGCGCCGAACCTCGCCGTGCTGGATCCGAACGTCGCGGTCGCGCGCCTGCGCGAGGCGGTCCGCTCCGCCGACGGGCCCGCGGTGCTGCTGCTCACCGACGTCGACGCGCTGCTGCCCGCGACCACCCCGCCGCCGGTCGCCACGGTCGTGCTGGAAGAGCTGCGGACAGCGCTGCGGCGCGGGCAGTTCGCCGTCGTCGCGACGACGGCCCGCGCGGAGTCGGCCGACCCGCGGCTGCGCGCCGCCGACCTGCTCGACCGCGAGCTGGGCCTGGCGCTGCCGGACGCGAAGACCCGGCGTGAGCTGCTGAACGTGCTGCTGCGCGACGTCCCGCTGGACACCGGCATCGACTGCGGCGTCCTCGCCGAGAAGACGCCGGGGTTCGTCGCCGCCGACCTGATCGCGCTGCGGCGGGACGCGGCGCTGCGGGCCGCGCTGCGCCAGCGCGACACCGACGAGCCGCGGATCTCGCAGCAGGACCTGCTGGACGCGCTGGCCACCGTCCGCCCGGTGTCGATGTCCACTTCGGACAACCTGGCCACCGGCGGCCTGACCCTCGACGACGTCGGGAACATGGTCGACGTCAAGCAGTCCCTCACCGAGGCCGTGCTGTGGCCGCTGCGGTACCCGGACTCGTTCGCCCGGCTCGGCGTCGAGCCGCCGCGCGGGGTGCTGCTGTACGGGCCGCCCGGCGGCGGCAAGACCTTCCTCGTGCGGGCGCTCGCGGGCACCGGCGCGCTGAACGTCTTCGCGGTCAAGGGCGCCGAGCTGATGGACAAGTGGGTCGGCGAGTCCGAACGCGCGGTGCGGGAGCTGTTCCGCCGGGCCGCCGAGGCCGCGCCGTCGCTGATCTTCCTGGACGAGATCGACGCGCTGGCCCCGCGCCGCGGCCAGTCGTCGGACTCCGGCGTCGCGGACCGCGTGGTCGCGGCGCTGCTCACCGAGCTCGACGGCGTCGAGCCGATGCGAGAGGTCGTCGTGCTGGGCGCGACGAACCGGCCGGAGCTGGTCGACCCGGCGCTGCTGCGGCCGGGCCGGCTGGAGCGCCGCGTCTACGTCCCGCCGCCGGACGCCGAGGCCCGTGCCGCGATCCTGGCGGCCAGCTCGAAGAACACGCCGCTGGCCTCCGATGTGGACCTCGCCGAGGTCGCGTCCACTCTGGACGGTTACTCGGCCGCCGACTGCGCCGCGCTGATCCGCGAAGCGGCCCTGACGGCGATGCGCGAGTCCCTGGAGGCCCGGGAAGTCACCGCGGCGCACCTGGACGCAGCTCGCAAGACGGTCCGGCCCAGCCTCGACCCGGCACAGCTCGCGACGCTGGAGGCGTACGCGAAGACGCAGGCCGGGGAGTGA